The stretch of DNA TGTGTGGTAAACTAGGGCTGTGGGGGCTGACAATATGATAGGAAAATAGCTGGTTCggatcctggtcatgcagcttgccatcagctgccgaagagcacaattggccttgctctctatgggtgggtagatggcgcccttTTCCCTcatcaaggcatctgtgagctgatgtatcagaaccaagtcgctgcgctttcctccgagtgcgctggttttttcagcagcagcagttagaaaagaggtggagtctgagttcacatgtgttggaggaggcatgtgctagtcttaacatgtgttgtggcatcaccagtgattaCCAGaacttaaatacatattaaataatgattttgttttaaagaaaaaaaaaataagataaatatgaATTATCGttattatgaatatattattttaatcatgtaaacataaacctttagaataaataataaaagcattaaataaaaagataaataagtgAAATAATTGTCAGATGCAACCCTAATGTAAACAGTTTTACCCTTACTAAACAACGTTTTTATAGACAATTATAAGCCAATTCATTTACTGATGTGCACTATTTTATGTGTATGATATAAAAAGCTGGTAATTAAAGCAGTATTATTCAAACATAAAGAAATGTTATGATCTAATTGTTATATTACACTTTATACAACACTTCTTATTTAAACAGTTAATtaagttataatatatttataatataattagcCTACAATATATTCTAAGCACTGTGATTTTGGTCTGTTCCTCCAGAGCAGTAAACTGGGAATGGAGGCAGTGGTGGCATTGATGGAGGCGACTCCAGACACCCCCGCCTGCGTGATCGGTCTCTCGGGCAACCAGACAGTGCGTCTCCCTCTTATGGAAGCAGTGGAAATGGTGAGATCCACATCTGCAGTTTAAGAAATATGTTCACACAAGAACAGTGTTTCTaaaatactataatatatcatTTTCATACAAGAGATGCTGAAATTGTTACGTATCATTTAATTAAAGATTATTAAAGACTGTTAAagacaattttatatattttttttcagactaAGGAGGTACAGAAGGCCATGAATGAGAAAAGGTTTGAGGAGGCCATTCAGCTGCGTGGAAGGTGAGCCTGATTTAGAATTCTTCAGTGAACACACAGCTTAGTTTCTCACTAAAGCCCAGGTTAGTGTTTATGTTAATGTGTAAATCCCAGCTAACTAAAAATAACAAGGTGCGTCTCATTTCAGGAGCTTTGAAAACAACTGGAACATTTACAAGTTACTGGCTTATCAGAAACCTGCTCAAGAAAAggtaatatatttcaatataaggTCATATAATTGATATACACTGCTCCAAAAAAATCAAGCCACTGTGaaacctctatatatatattgtggctcCTTGATGGCCACTGCTTTAGAGACAGTGACATAACAACAGCCAGTGGACACCAAACTCATTTACCGATGACAAAAAAGTCAAATTCATATATATTGTGGCTCCTTGATGGCCACTGCTTTAGAGACAGTGACATAACAACAGCCAGTGGACACCAAACTCATTTACCGATGACAAAAAAGTCAAATTCATACCGTAAGTCGAGGAAAAACATTAAAGTCATAAGCTCATTCAATTTCTGTGAATTTCATCACACCAACTTTGTCTTACACTGATTAAGTGTTTAATTATTGTTTGGAGCAGAGTATTTCACAATTTGTTCTGGTTATGTATGATTTTAGATGGTTTCAGTCTTCAGCAGACCTTCTCTATTAGTGCAGTCAGATTAAACATGGTTTCAATGCTTAAGAATATTTTCGAAACTTATTTGCTacaatgcttttttttctcctcagagCAATTTCTCAGTGGCCATTCTGAACGTTGGAGCACCTGCAGCAGGTATGAATGCAGCAGTGAGGTCTGCAGTGAGGATGGGGCTGGCTGCGGGACACAGAGTCTACACTGTTAGCGATGGATTTGAGGGCCTCGCCAATGGAGAGGTAATAGCTCCAAGCCATGGATATTGGTTTGTGATACATGATTGTGCTTAGTTATCAGTTGTTGTGAACAGCACAACCTTTTTGCAGTGCttgtacatacagctctaaaaaaaaaataagagaccacttaaaaattatgagtttctttgattttgctaaattgtaaacctctggaatataatcaagaggaagatggatgatcacaagccaacaaaacaagctgaactgcttgaatttttgcaccaggagtaaaggcataaagttatccaaaagcagtgtgtaagactggtggaggagaacatgccaagatgcatgaaaactgtgattaaaaaccagggttattccactaaatattgatttctgaactctaaaagctttatgaatatgaacttgttttctttgcattaggtctgaaagctcggcatctttttttgttctttcagccatttctcattttctgcaaataaatgctttaaattacagtatttttatttggaattaggaagaaatgttgtctgtagttcagagaataaaacaacaatgttcattttattcaaacataaacctataaattgcaaaatcagagaaactgattcagaaactgaagtggtctcttgttgtttttttcctaagCTGTATTTAACATAAAGCTTTCCTCTTTGTACAAAGGTCAATGAGGTGTCTTGGCATAGTGTGGCTGGTTGGACTGGCCAAGGGGGCTCACTTCTAGGGACTAAACGGTTAGTATGCTGTTAATGTGGTTTTACTTGCTTCATTATTTactttgtaattatttatttattaaattgagCTGATATTGGTATTTGATTACTGTTTTTGTAGAACTCTTCCCAGTACCTGCATGGAAAAGTTGGTGGAAAACCTGAACAAGTACAATATCCAGTCACTGCTAGTGGTTGGAGGCTTTGAGGTcggtagagtttttttttcttcttcttcttttgtagTTCTGCTCTTTTGTTTGAGCAATTGAATGTCACTGGTAAGTAAATCTGTCCTTGTCTTTTTATCTTTAGGCTTATGAAGGGATTCTGGAGTTGTTTGATGCCAGGGGACACTATGATGAGCTGTGTATTCCCATGTGCATCATTCCTGCCACCATCAGCAACAACGTTCCTGGAACTGATTTCAGCTTGGGAGCTGATACTGCTGTTAACGCAGCTATGGAGGTTAGGTGCCAGTAAAATCTAATTACACTAATTACAGTAGTTCAGTTGTACAGTTAGCTCAGTCGTTAAATAAATATAAGAGTGCCTTAATGTGTACAGTTAAAAATGGAGCTCAAATATTTAATATCCTTGTGTAACTGGAGCCTGTCTGGACTTTCATTAGAGCTGTGATAAGATCAAGCAGTCTGCAACAGGAACAAAGAGGAGGGTCTTTGTGGTGGAGACCATGGGTGGATATTGTGGATACCTGGCAACCACCACTGGCATTGCAGTTGGGGCCGATGCGGCATATATCTATGAGGATGCTTTCGATATCCATGAATTAAAGGTAAGATATATAACTGTAGTCAGAAAACAACCTGGCAAAAACTGACACTAGAACCTCTGTAATAAATTTATTTTCACGCCATTTCCTCTAACAGACAAATGTCGAGCATCTGACAGAGAAGATGAAGAAGGACATCCAGAGGGGTCTGGTGCTGAGGTCATATACTATAGAACCTGCTTAATTGAATAATTGTCATTAAATGTCATAGTTGATAAACGCCAGACAcatcattcatccattcatcattCAGCTTTATCCAAAGAATGAATTCAGATACTGTGTATTAACATGAACTATGGGCACTAATATAATGGAAAAATATGTAGTATTATAATATAGCAAGCAACATTCAACAGTGATGAGTCCATTTTTACTCATACAAATATAACTATATACACTgatatcagaatattatgaccacctccatgTTTCTACATCTGTGGTTCATTTTATCAGTTCCAGTGACAATATAGAAGCACTTTTCTGTAAATACAAATACAGCTCTTGAAagataaataagagaccacttgattttgctatttataggtataagtttgagcaaaatgaacattgttgttttattctataaactacggacaacatttctcccaaattccaaataaaaatatatatatttttttagagtgtttatttgcagagctttcggacctcggaagttcgtattcataaagttttaagagctcagaaatcaatatttggtggaataaccctagtttttaatcacagttttcatgcatgttggcatgttctcctccaccagttttacacactgcttttggataactttatgccacttctggtgcaaaaatgcaagcagttcagcttgatttgatggcttgtgatcatccttcttcctttttgattatattccagaggtttttaatttggttaaatcaaagaagctcatcttttttaagtggcctctaatttttttcagaactgtacaaGTCCATATTTACTCTGCATACATTGATAGCTTCCATTtgccctgttcttcaatgatcagaaCCCCCACAGAGCGGCTACTACAAGTAACTGACTCTATTATTAAAATCTTAAGTCATGATTCATGAGTCATCATGATTAATCTGGTTCTTTTTTAATCGATTAACACCACTATTTCTTTAATACTGTTCTATAATGATGAATTGTACAGAATAAATTTCTAATTCTAGATCAGAACTGTACTCCAAAATGTATCATTTTTCTTATTGCTTCTCTGAAAAATGCACAATCTGTTTTACCTTGACACAGGAATGAGAAAAGCCATAAACACTACACCACTGATTTTATCTACAACTTGTACTCTGCTGAGGGGAAAGGTGTGTTTGACTGCAGAGTGAATGTCCTGGGACATCTCCAACAGGtgagaataaacaataaactgtGTGATACAGGCTAAAGAAACTGATATCCCACTGTCAGCTAATAAAGATACAATTCTACAAATAATTTAGTAAAGACTTACTGCctttcaatatttgttttttttagggaGGTGCACCCTCACCTTTTGACAGAAATTTTGGCACCAAGCTTGGAGTAAGGGCAGTGCAGTGGCTTACAGAGAAGATGACTGATACATACAGACAAGGTATGAAGTTTTACTAAATTCAGTTTCAAAGTTTTGTTGTGTTGTTAGCTGGCATAAGCAAAGGTTTAAATATCTCTCTCAATGTTATAAATTAGATAATTCAGTAATAATGTAAGGACTTCTCTTCAGCTAATATACTGAATAAGAAATTTGGCCCAACATAAAGGTTTTTAAAAGGCGGACTAAATAACTTAATCTTTTTTCGATCAGGTCGCGTGTTTGCCAACTCCCCAGACACGGTTTGTGTGGTTGGCTTAAATAAGAAAGCGCTCACTTATTGCCCTGTGACCGAGGTGAAGAAGCAGACTGACTTTGAGTAAGTATTTGCTCTAACTGATATACAGTCACTAACTGTATAACTGTCCATTTTGCATTGCATCATCATCATGCCTCATATCCAACATCTCATATCTCCCATTACAGGCACAGAATGCCCAAAGAACAGTGGTGGCTGGGACTACGATTGCTGCTCAAGATGCTGGCCAAATACCAAACATCCTTCGACCAGTATATCACCGGAGAGATTGAACATGTGACCCGTCGCTCTCTCAGTATAGACCCTGGGTTTTAGACAATTCAGTATACTCAGTAGacagtgtattatatatttgCCCAGCATACATTCATGCCACCTGCAGCCATCCTCTAACAAGAGGGTTTTTGACCACAATTCGTGCCTAACTGTGACTGCCTGgagatacactatatgtccaaatgacTACAGACACCTGCCTCTACCAAGATTCCTGTCAAAACCAGTTTTCTAACGTAGCCTAGATGCTTACACAAGATGCTTAGAAAAGCAGAAACTTTGCtataagaatttgattgcattctgccACAAGAGCCTTAGTGAGGACACGTGTTTATCTGATGTTGAATGATCTGTTGTGGATCACAGACTTCACTCCAAATTATACCAAAGGTATCTATCTGATCTGTTCCAGTGCTGGGGAGATTTGTACATACACCTCTAGCTGACACTTTGGCTTTGTTATGGTGATCTCTTCATCATGTGCAGCTGGTTTAAAATATGTAATTCTATGGTCATTGCTTCTcaatgaaaataacaaaaaagtcaaCATTAAATG from Astyanax mexicanus isolate ESR-SI-001 chromosome 11, AstMex3_surface, whole genome shotgun sequence encodes:
- the pfkla gene encoding ATP-dependent 6-phosphofructokinase, liver type; amino-acid sequence: MSSQSLEKLRMTGAGKAIAVLTSGGDAQGMNAAVRAVTRMGIYVGAKVYLIYEGYQGLVDGGDNIKLAHWHSVTNIIQLGGTVIGSARCKAFTTREGRVAAAFNLVKRGITNLCVCGGDGSLTGANIFRSEWSGLLAELVTKGRITPETAKKHDHLNIVGLVGSIDNDFCGTDMTIGADSALHRIMEIVDAITTTAISHQRTFVLEVMGRHCGYLALVSALASGADWLFIPEAPPEDGWEEVMCARLGESRSVGSRLNIIIVAEGAINKKGEPISSSYIKDLVVKRLGYDTRVTVLGHVQRGGTPSAFDRVLSSKLGMEAVVALMEATPDTPACVIGLSGNQTVRLPLMEAVEMTKEVQKAMNEKRFEEAIQLRGRSFENNWNIYKLLAYQKPAQEKSNFSVAILNVGAPAAGMNAAVRSAVRMGLAAGHRVYTVSDGFEGLANGEVNEVSWHSVAGWTGQGGSLLGTKRTLPSTCMEKLVENLNKYNIQSLLVVGGFEAYEGILELFDARGHYDELCIPMCIIPATISNNVPGTDFSLGADTAVNAAMESCDKIKQSATGTKRRVFVVETMGGYCGYLATTTGIAVGADAAYIYEDAFDIHELKTNVEHLTEKMKKDIQRGLVLRNEKSHKHYTTDFIYNLYSAEGKGVFDCRVNVLGHLQQGGAPSPFDRNFGTKLGVRAVQWLTEKMTDTYRQGRVFANSPDTVCVVGLNKKALTYCPVTEVKKQTDFEHRMPKEQWWLGLRLLLKMLAKYQTSFDQYITGEIEHVTRRSLSIDPGF